The window GTATTTCGCGAAGTCACGGATTCGGCCGGCGTCGTCGAGCGTCCCGGACCGGGTCGATTCGTAGGCCACGAACGAGAAGAGATGGTCCTGAAGGTTCCGGCCGACGCCGGGCAACTCGGCGGTCGGGTCGATATCGTGGTCCGCGAGGTGGTCGGGGGCGCCGATGCCCGACAACAGCAGCAACTGCGGGGAGTTGACCGCGCCAGCGGAGACGATGACCTCCTCGGTGGCCTCCGCATAGAGGTCCGTCCCGTTCTGCTGGAACGCGACGCCGGTAGCCCGGTCGCCGTCGAAGCGGACTTCGGTCGCCTGCGCGCCCGTTTCGACGGTGAGGTTTCGCCGGTCAAGCGCGGGCTTGAGATACGCGTCGGCGGCGCTGTGGCGTTTGCCGTCCTTCTGGGTGAGGTGGTACTTCCCGATGCCGGCCTGCGTTTCGCCGTTGAAATCCGTGTTGCGGTCGTAGCCGACGTCGACGGCGGCCTCGACGAATTTCTCGGAGATCGAATGCAGCGATTTGGGGTTCGAAACCGCCAGCGGGCCGTCGGTGCCGTGGTATGCCTCGTCGGCGCCGCTCGCGTTCCGCCCGAGAAGGGAGCGTTTCCCGGCGGGGCGGAACCGCTCGCTTCGCTTGAAGTAGGGAAGGACGTCCTCGTAACCCCAGCCGTCGTTGCCGAGTTCGGCCCACGTATCGTAGTCGTGGGCGTGTCCGCGGATGTATATCATCGCGTTAATCGAACTGGAGCCACCGAGCATCTTCCCGCGGGGCCAGTAGAGTTCGCGGTCGTTCAGTCCCGATTGCGGTTCGGTGTAGTACTCCCAGTCGTACTCCGTCTTGAACAGATCCGAGAAGGCGGCCGGAATCCCGATTTCGCGTTTCTCGTCCGGTTTGCCCGCTTCGAGCAACAGGACCGAGGTATCCGGCTGTTCGCTGAGCCGCCCCGCCAGCACACACCCCGCCGACCCGGCACCGACGACCACGTAATCGTAGGCCGCTGTCTTGGTTGCCATAGTATGTCACACACGTAGTGTTTATATAAGCAGTAGGGAGGCGGAAGGCACCGACGGCCCCGCGATTATCGAACCGCGAAAACATCATATATAAACCTTGTTCGTCATCTCTTCACACGCGTGTTCCGCCCCCGTACCGTGGTTTTTCGCTCCCGTTTCAGCAAACTTTATATAGAACCACAGACAATCTTTCGAGTGACTATGGCTCAGCAGATGGGTAACCAGCCCCTCATCATTCTCGGGGAGGACAGCCAACGTACCTCCGGACAGGACGCACAGTCGATGAACATCACCGCCGGCAAGGCGGTCGCCGAGTCCGTACGGACCACGCTCGGCCCGAAAGGGATGGACAAGATGCTCGTCGACTCGACGGGCAACGTCGTCGTCACGAACGACGGCGTCACCATCCTCAAAGAGATGGACATCGAGCACCCGGCGGCCAACATGATCGTCGAAGTCGCCGAGACCCAGGAAGAAGAGGTCGGCGACGGTACGACCACCTCCGTGGTCGTCGCCGGTGAGCTCCTCTCGCAGGCCGAAGACCTGCTCGAGCAGGACATCCACGCCACCATCCTCGCACAGGGGTACCGCCAGGCCGCCGCCGAGGCCAAGGACATCCTCGAGGACATCGCCATCGACGTCGATGCCGACGACACCGACATCCTCGAATCCATCGCCGCGACGGCGATGACCGGCAAAGGCGCCGAGGCCTCCAAGGACCTGCTGGCCGAACTCGTCGTCGACGCCGTCAGCGCGGTCGCTGACGAGGACGAAGTCGACACGGACAACATCAAAGTCGAGAAGGTCGTCGGCGGCGCCGTCGACGAATCCGAACTCGTCGAGGGCGTCATCGTGGGCAAGGAGCGCGTCCACGACAACATGCCCTACTTCGCCGAGGACGCCGACATCGCGCTGCTCGACAGCGCCATCGAGGTCAAGGAGACCGAAATCGACGCCGAGGTCAACGTCACCGACCCCGACCAGCTCGAGCAGTTCCTCGAACAGGAAGAACAGCAGCTCCGCGAGATGGTCGACCAGCTTAAGGAAGTCGGCGCCGACGTCGTCTTCTGCCAGAAGGGCATCGACGACATGGCCCAGCACTACCTCGCACAGGAGGGCATCATCGCCGTCCGCCGTGCGAAGAAGTCCGACATGAAGGCCCTCTCGCGTGCGACCGGCGCGCGCATCGTCTCCAACCTCGACGACATCACCGCCGACGACCTCGGCTTCGCCGGCTCCGTCGCCCAGAAAGACATCGCTGGCGACGAGAAGATCTTCGTCGAGGACGTCGACGAGGCCCGCTCGGTCACGCTCATCCTCCGCGGTGGCACCGAGCACGTCGTCG of the Natronomonas halophila genome contains:
- the thsA gene encoding thermosome subunit alpha, which codes for MGNQPLIILGEDSQRTSGQDAQSMNITAGKAVAESVRTTLGPKGMDKMLVDSTGNVVVTNDGVTILKEMDIEHPAANMIVEVAETQEEEVGDGTTTSVVVAGELLSQAEDLLEQDIHATILAQGYRQAAAEAKDILEDIAIDVDADDTDILESIAATAMTGKGAEASKDLLAELVVDAVSAVADEDEVDTDNIKVEKVVGGAVDESELVEGVIVGKERVHDNMPYFAEDADIALLDSAIEVKETEIDAEVNVTDPDQLEQFLEQEEQQLREMVDQLKEVGADVVFCQKGIDDMAQHYLAQEGIIAVRRAKKSDMKALSRATGARIVSNLDDITADDLGFAGSVAQKDIAGDEKIFVEDVDEARSVTLILRGGTEHVVDEVERAIEDSLGVVRTTLEEGKVLPGGGAPETALALGLRDYADSVGGREQLAVEAFADAVDVIPRTLAENAGLDPIDSLVDLRSQHADGESGAGLDAYTGDVIDMENEGVVEPLRVKTQAIESATEAAVMILRIDDVIAAGDLKGGGTDDDDDEEMPGGPGGGMGGMGGGMGGMGGGMGGMM
- a CDS encoding GMC family oxidoreductase: MATKTAAYDYVVVGAGSAGCVLAGRLSEQPDTSVLLLEAGKPDEKREIGIPAAFSDLFKTEYDWEYYTEPQSGLNDRELYWPRGKMLGGSSSINAMIYIRGHAHDYDTWAELGNDGWGYEDVLPYFKRSERFRPAGKRSLLGRNASGADEAYHGTDGPLAVSNPKSLHSISEKFVEAAVDVGYDRNTDFNGETQAGIGKYHLTQKDGKRHSAADAYLKPALDRRNLTVETGAQATEVRFDGDRATGVAFQQNGTDLYAEATEEVIVSAGAVNSPQLLLLSGIGAPDHLADHDIDPTAELPGVGRNLQDHLFSFVAYESTRSGTLDDAGRIRDFAKYFLLKRGLLTSNIAEAGGFARTDPDLDAPDLQFHFAPGYFMNHGFDNPEDGHGLSVGATQLRPESRGRISLQSADPFEDPVIDPNYLDAEKDLDVLVEGVKRGREIMQAEAFDDVRGEEVWPGEDVQSDEEIAAHVRETAHTVYHPVGTCKMGDDEMAVVDDRLRVHGVDGLRVVDASVMPTLTGGNTNAPTMMIAEKAVDMIREDR